Proteins encoded within one genomic window of Rubripirellula tenax:
- the trxA gene encoding thioredoxin: MASDAVKEFTDDNFDTEVLKSDTPVLVDFWAPWCGPCRQIAPMIDELANENPGVKIGKINIDDNPGIAQKFGISSIPTLLVFRNGEISESFVGVRPKSALQEALTGASA, translated from the coding sequence ATGGCTTCCGACGCCGTCAAAGAGTTCACCGACGACAACTTCGACACCGAAGTTCTAAAATCGGATACGCCCGTCTTGGTCGACTTTTGGGCTCCCTGGTGTGGCCCATGCCGTCAGATCGCTCCGATGATCGACGAATTGGCCAACGAAAATCCTGGCGTAAAGATTGGTAAGATCAACATCGACGACAATCCGGGAATCGCCCAGAAGTTCGGCATCAGCAGCATTCCAACGCTGTTGGTGTTCCGCAACGGCGAAATTTCCGAAAGCTTTGTCGGCGTCCGCCCGAAGAGCGCCCTGCAAGAAGCCCTGACCGGCGCATCGGCCTAG
- a CDS encoding NUDIX hydrolase, giving the protein MNSREMAELIERCLAATSGRRFRSPISPTLSYGRHRGPVPSRSRVAAVAVALYRDQNDGWTIPLTLRPMTLSHHGGQISLPGGQVDPGESIREAAIREFDEELGVLPNVQAFCGQLASQYVYASGNVVHPVVMVIDPPRGVWKPDPIEVEHVISLPLRVLVDPKYRAAIVKTRPIQRVDAASDESVDAGSMRFRAGAIRYDGHEIWGATGMILDQLAHLLLPYVNQFD; this is encoded by the coding sequence ATGAACTCACGGGAAATGGCGGAACTGATCGAGCGATGCTTGGCTGCCACATCCGGCCGCCGTTTCCGTTCACCGATTTCGCCGACTTTGTCCTACGGCCGCCATCGCGGCCCGGTGCCAAGTCGATCGCGAGTTGCAGCAGTCGCGGTGGCGCTGTACCGCGACCAAAATGATGGTTGGACGATTCCGTTGACACTTCGGCCGATGACGCTGTCCCATCATGGCGGACAGATTTCGTTGCCGGGTGGGCAAGTCGATCCCGGCGAGTCGATTCGCGAAGCTGCGATTCGCGAATTCGACGAAGAACTTGGCGTGTTGCCAAACGTGCAGGCGTTTTGTGGCCAATTGGCCAGCCAATACGTCTATGCCAGTGGCAACGTCGTACATCCAGTGGTGATGGTGATCGATCCGCCCCGTGGCGTTTGGAAACCGGATCCGATCGAGGTCGAACACGTGATCTCTCTGCCGCTTAGGGTTCTGGTTGACCCCAAATACCGCGCTGCGATCGTCAAAACTCGCCCGATCCAACGTGTCGATGCGGCGTCCGACGAATCCGTTGACGCCGGTTCGATGCGGTTTCGCGCCGGCGCGATTCGGTACGACGGGCACGAGATTTGGGGGGCGACGGGAATGATTTTGGATCAATTGGCCCATTTATTGCTCCCCTATGTAAATCAGTTCGATTGA
- a CDS encoding sugar phosphate isomerase/epimerase family protein: MFVAASTECWPGMELREVIEILSDLEFTSIEIALHESGKVKPSELIEDLDRAAQYLRHSHRLDISGYSVELESTGEQHYEDFAKICHLAKQTKVVNITVPSGEHGTPFNEEVERLQRLVKVGEGEGVRVSVRSQLGCLSDDPDTLMVLCNNVDGLGITLDPSVYIAGPAKSKSLDKILKFVCNVHLRDTRPDAFQVSVGQGEVDYGKIVTQLVRDRYDRALTAHMVPMEEHDHRVELRKLRRLLETLI, translated from the coding sequence GTGTTTGTTGCAGCATCGACCGAGTGCTGGCCGGGAATGGAGTTGCGAGAGGTGATCGAGATTCTTTCGGATCTGGAATTCACTTCGATCGAGATCGCGCTGCATGAGTCGGGCAAGGTCAAACCGAGTGAATTGATCGAAGATTTGGATCGAGCCGCGCAGTATCTGCGTCACTCGCATCGCCTGGATATTTCGGGCTACAGCGTCGAATTGGAATCGACGGGCGAACAGCACTACGAAGACTTCGCCAAGATTTGTCACCTGGCCAAACAGACCAAGGTGGTCAACATCACTGTTCCATCGGGCGAACACGGGACCCCGTTCAACGAAGAAGTCGAACGGTTGCAGCGGCTGGTCAAGGTCGGCGAAGGCGAGGGCGTTCGCGTCAGCGTCCGCAGCCAATTGGGCTGCCTGAGCGACGACCCCGACACGCTGATGGTCTTGTGCAACAACGTCGATGGGCTGGGCATCACGCTTGACCCCAGCGTTTACATTGCCGGTCCGGCCAAGTCGAAAAGTCTGGACAAGATCCTGAAATTCGTCTGCAACGTTCACCTGCGTGATACTCGCCCGGACGCATTTCAAGTCAGCGTTGGACAGGGTGAAGTCGATTACGGAAAGATCGTGACACAGCTTGTTCGCGATCGTTACGATCGCGCCTTGACCGCTCACATGGTTCCGATGGAAGAGCACGATCACCGTGTCGAACTTCGCAAGTTGCGACGATTGCTCGAAACTCTGATTTAG
- a CDS encoding rhomboid family intramembrane serine protease, producing the protein MKTQAYPVVIFLLVMWLIRIVDMIIPADLNQFGLQPRMLHGVPGIMLSPFLHQGFGHLISNTIPLAILVGLTIASRHRAWLIVVAIVISSGVLLWIFGRSANHIGASGLVFGLIAYLITVGIREKQLVSVAIALMVGFFFGGTLVFGVIPSFGSAISWDGHLCGAISGVVIGIATTQKAQSFF; encoded by the coding sequence GTGAAGACGCAAGCCTATCCCGTCGTCATCTTCCTATTGGTGATGTGGTTGATCCGCATCGTCGACATGATCATCCCCGCGGACTTGAACCAGTTCGGGCTGCAACCGCGAATGCTGCACGGCGTACCTGGAATCATGCTCAGTCCGTTTCTGCATCAAGGGTTCGGGCACTTGATTTCCAACACGATCCCGCTGGCGATTTTGGTCGGATTGACGATCGCATCGCGTCATCGGGCGTGGCTGATTGTTGTCGCGATCGTCATCAGCAGTGGCGTCTTGCTGTGGATTTTCGGACGCAGCGCCAATCACATCGGTGCCAGCGGATTGGTGTTCGGATTGATCGCTTACTTGATCACCGTCGGCATTCGCGAAAAGCAGCTTGTGTCGGTCGCGATCGCCCTGATGGTGGGTTTCTTTTTCGGCGGCACGCTGGTCTTCGGCGTGATCCCCAGTTTCGGTTCAGCCATTTCCTGGGACGGCCATTTGTGCGGTGCCATCAGCGGAGTGGTCATCGGAATCGCGACCACCCAGAAAGCCCAAAGTTTCTTTTAG
- a CDS encoding phytanoyl-CoA dioxygenase family protein, whose amino-acid sequence MTSKIDEIPNPTPTQLAELPRQMGFFPAINGAPKTLSPAQIQQYNHDGYLMPFDGLDATEARETRAFFDGVLSAYIELGKTSYSISTAHLRFARIYQLVQHPRILDAVSDLLGPNVVCWGSHFFCKMPRDGKRVPWHQDSTYWPLSPTKTVTVWLAIDDADPENANMKFIPRSHLHGLIDYDETNDADTVLDLAVQNPHSYGDGEVDVALKAGQFSMHSDLLLHGSEANASDRRRCGLTIRYAAADVTTWYDWHKKGLVVRGDNISGQWANPPSPDH is encoded by the coding sequence ATGACTAGCAAAATCGACGAGATACCGAATCCGACGCCCACACAGTTAGCCGAACTGCCACGGCAAATGGGTTTCTTTCCGGCCATCAACGGCGCACCCAAGACGCTCAGCCCGGCACAGATTCAACAGTACAACCATGACGGTTACTTGATGCCGTTCGACGGGCTCGACGCGACCGAAGCCCGCGAGACGCGCGCTTTCTTTGACGGCGTGCTGTCGGCCTACATCGAACTGGGCAAAACAAGCTACTCGATCAGCACCGCACACTTGCGTTTCGCACGCATCTATCAACTGGTCCAACATCCGCGAATCCTTGACGCCGTTTCCGACTTGTTGGGGCCGAATGTGGTTTGCTGGGGTTCGCACTTCTTTTGCAAGATGCCGCGAGATGGTAAGCGGGTCCCTTGGCATCAAGACAGCACCTATTGGCCGCTAAGCCCCACCAAGACCGTGACCGTTTGGCTTGCCATCGACGACGCCGATCCGGAAAACGCGAACATGAAGTTCATTCCTCGATCGCACCTTCACGGCTTGATCGACTACGACGAAACCAACGATGCCGACACGGTGTTGGACCTGGCGGTCCAGAACCCGCATTCCTACGGTGACGGCGAAGTGGACGTGGCGCTCAAGGCCGGCCAGTTCTCGATGCACTCGGACTTGTTGCTGCACGGATCGGAAGCCAACGCGTCCGACCGACGTCGATGCGGACTGACGATCCGGTACGCCGCCGCCGATGTCACGACATGGTACGATTGGCACAAGAAGGGGCTGGTCGTCCGCGGCGATAATATCAGCGGCCAGTGGGCCAATCCACCGTCGCCCGATCACTAA
- a CDS encoding peptidase C39, whose protein sequence is MSTDLVIGVISITGLSVLAYHLGRCTGLKSPGRRQLWFLLSLFAALSFAWTAAGNLLWASIVPHASVVFWANGMPVLLSLTAGIASTMVSLGGWHRPATVVAMMVLTAGYTLIPVMRPVVAPAKTDAASEWRDGICLQSHPSTCAAAAGATLLRFANVDANEAAMVTACLTSSMGTEPLGLFRGLSIATTGQTKRPAVASSDPSTWRSGDQLPNIALVEFRSSHVPGSPRRFFGPTAEGHAVVIQGRDRHGNWIVMDPAFGRTLWSDTTFRKRFTGDAIYLK, encoded by the coding sequence ATGTCCACAGACCTAGTTATCGGCGTGATCTCAATCACCGGTCTATCGGTCTTGGCCTATCACCTTGGCCGCTGTACCGGTTTGAAGTCTCCGGGCCGCCGCCAGCTATGGTTTTTGCTGTCCCTCTTCGCTGCCCTTTCGTTTGCGTGGACAGCGGCCGGAAACTTGCTTTGGGCGTCCATCGTTCCCCACGCTTCGGTCGTGTTTTGGGCCAATGGGATGCCGGTCTTGTTGTCGTTGACCGCGGGTATCGCCAGCACGATGGTGTCGCTCGGCGGATGGCATCGGCCGGCGACCGTCGTTGCGATGATGGTCCTGACCGCCGGCTACACGTTGATCCCGGTGATGCGGCCTGTCGTCGCGCCGGCGAAAACAGACGCGGCTTCGGAATGGCGGGACGGCATTTGTTTGCAGAGTCATCCGTCGACGTGTGCAGCCGCCGCCGGGGCAACACTGCTTCGTTTTGCCAACGTCGATGCAAACGAAGCCGCGATGGTCACGGCGTGTTTGACCAGTTCAATGGGCACGGAACCTCTGGGCCTGTTTCGAGGACTTTCGATCGCGACGACCGGGCAAACGAAGCGACCCGCGGTGGCTTCATCGGATCCGTCGACGTGGCGTTCGGGTGATCAGTTGCCCAACATTGCGTTGGTCGAATTCCGATCGTCTCATGTTCCCGGTTCACCAAGACGCTTCTTTGGTCCAACGGCCGAGGGCCACGCGGTTGTGATTCAAGGTCGCGACCGGCACGGCAATTGGATCGTCATGGACCCCGCCTTCGGCCGCACATTGTGGTCCGATACCACGTTTCGCAAACGGTTCACCGGCGACGCGATTTACTTAAAGTGA
- a CDS encoding aldose epimerase family protein, with amino-acid sequence MTIQSEAFGTTKQGEPVTKFILKNSRGNSISLMNWGATLLEVNVPDRDGNLANVNLCFDTLAPYLGSHPYFGSTVGRFCNRIDQGKFSIGDVDHQVTVNAGKHHLHGGKKNFTFQLWEAASYQTDDAVGVKFNLTSPDGQEGFPGEVNATVDYQWNDDNELTVDFTATTDAPTHINLTNHSYWNLGGAGSGSAMGHVATIEADEILDVDDDLIPTGKINTVDGTVFDFRSPRAFGKDVDSLAATKGYDHCFVVRGKPGELRLAARVVDPGSGRVLEIETTQPGMQLYTANHLPGTEGSAGAASHDAFCLETQHYPNTPNRPTFPTTLVKPGETLRETTVHRFTVAHDE; translated from the coding sequence ATGACGATTCAAAGCGAAGCCTTCGGGACCACCAAGCAAGGCGAACCGGTCACGAAATTCATCCTCAAAAATTCACGCGGCAACTCGATCAGCCTGATGAATTGGGGAGCGACTTTGTTGGAAGTCAATGTGCCGGACCGCGACGGCAATTTGGCCAACGTCAATCTTTGCTTCGATACGCTTGCGCCCTACTTGGGCAGTCACCCGTATTTTGGCAGCACCGTCGGTCGATTCTGTAACCGCATTGATCAAGGGAAATTTTCGATCGGTGACGTCGATCATCAGGTCACCGTCAATGCGGGCAAGCATCACTTGCACGGTGGCAAAAAGAACTTCACGTTCCAGTTGTGGGAGGCGGCGTCATACCAGACGGACGATGCCGTCGGAGTGAAGTTCAACTTGACCAGCCCCGATGGCCAAGAAGGTTTCCCCGGCGAAGTCAACGCCACCGTCGACTATCAGTGGAACGATGACAACGAGTTGACGGTGGATTTCACGGCCACAACGGATGCACCGACCCACATCAACTTGACCAATCACAGCTATTGGAACTTGGGCGGCGCGGGTTCCGGTTCGGCGATGGGGCACGTCGCAACCATCGAAGCGGACGAAATTCTTGACGTCGACGACGACTTGATCCCGACCGGAAAGATCAACACCGTCGACGGAACTGTCTTTGACTTTCGATCACCGCGCGCGTTCGGCAAAGACGTCGATTCGTTGGCGGCAACGAAGGGCTATGACCACTGTTTCGTCGTTCGTGGCAAACCTGGCGAACTACGATTAGCGGCGCGCGTCGTCGATCCCGGTTCGGGGCGAGTTCTGGAGATCGAAACAACCCAGCCCGGCATGCAGTTGTATACGGCGAACCACTTACCCGGGACCGAAGGGTCGGCTGGCGCCGCCAGCCACGACGCGTTCTGTTTGGAGACCCAGCACTATCCCAACACCCCGAACCGTCCAACTTTTCCGACCACGCTAGTGAAGCCCGGCGAGACGCTGCGTGAAACGACGGTACACCGGTTTACAGTAGCCCATGACGAGTAG
- a CDS encoding tRNA dihydrouridine synthase, which produces MNAAAAIEPLKIGDVVIGSPVVQAALSGYSDLPMRVIARRHGASYTLCEVMLDRFLLQLGNREKTRHFLDIHPDEPPVGGQLMGAEPEQFSLGALKLANAGFDIIDVNFGCPVKKVLGRCRGGFHLSQPAVAIEILRRTRDIVPDHIPVTVKMRRGIDDSPEARDQFFEILDGAIDAGLHAATVHGRTVVQRYVGPSRWEFLSEVKSHVGDRLKILGSGDLFTAADGFRMIQQTGIDGVTVARGAIGNPWIFSQSVALAAGKSLPEPPTIFEQAAVMREHFTLCEQTYTPERAPMLMRKFCIKYSASHPNFKVVRESFVRIKSREQFESVMQEYYSADGPGQYLPREVHGSMEEC; this is translated from the coding sequence ATGAATGCAGCCGCCGCGATCGAACCGCTAAAAATTGGCGATGTGGTGATCGGATCGCCGGTCGTCCAAGCGGCCCTGTCCGGCTACAGCGACCTGCCGATGCGTGTCATCGCCCGGCGGCATGGTGCCAGCTACACGCTTTGCGAAGTCATGTTGGATCGGTTTCTGTTGCAGCTGGGCAATCGCGAAAAGACACGTCACTTTCTGGACATCCATCCCGACGAACCGCCCGTCGGCGGACAGTTGATGGGGGCCGAGCCTGAGCAGTTTTCGTTGGGTGCGTTGAAACTTGCCAATGCAGGCTTCGACATCATTGACGTCAACTTTGGTTGCCCGGTCAAGAAAGTGCTGGGCCGTTGCCGAGGCGGATTTCATTTGTCGCAACCCGCCGTCGCGATCGAGATCCTGCGGCGGACGCGCGACATCGTTCCGGATCACATTCCCGTGACGGTCAAGATGCGGCGTGGCATCGATGATTCGCCCGAAGCTCGCGATCAGTTCTTTGAAATCCTCGACGGCGCGATCGACGCCGGCCTGCATGCCGCCACCGTTCACGGTCGCACCGTTGTCCAGCGATACGTCGGGCCAAGCCGTTGGGAGTTCTTGTCGGAAGTCAAGTCGCACGTCGGCGACCGATTGAAAATCTTGGGCAGCGGCGACCTGTTCACCGCCGCCGATGGATTCCGAATGATCCAGCAGACCGGCATTGACGGTGTCACCGTCGCGCGAGGCGCGATCGGCAACCCATGGATCTTTTCGCAATCCGTGGCACTCGCCGCCGGAAAATCGCTGCCTGAGCCGCCGACGATTTTTGAACAGGCTGCGGTCATGCGAGAGCACTTTACGCTGTGCGAACAAACGTATACACCCGAGCGTGCACCGATGCTGATGCGCAAATTCTGTATCAAGTATTCCGCCAGCCATCCGAACTTCAAAGTCGTCCGCGAGTCCTTCGTGCGAATCAAGTCGCGTGAACAATTCGAATCGGTCATGCAGGAGTACTACAGCGCCGACGGACCGGGACAGTATCTGCCACGCGAAGTTCATGGGTCGATGGAAGAATGCTAA
- a CDS encoding COG1470 family protein, with protein sequence MLAPRCTGLRFRFGLSMALGLIATQNVSLAESKTDVEDLGGGERRVTLTQSVEPSFHIEPIVHRFEARRGTTIPFRFEIKSTGKAMNVTVMPVQLRQEVTGIILHDDLAAAPDELRFTTPTEFELAPGESTYLEGEVTVPLALSNYLSFGVLVRDNGYVAEKKADPNDPTRISAGVRFVTQYVLRIDIETGVKDVSQMNRLQFEHGSVRNNLGMPVAQTFLVNPTDFAFECNVRGTIESATTSRPKPFQMMLPSRVNLQGEERYLVRVMPQSRVQVSAPVDELLFPGDQTLRLEVTNGRRGLVNQEFNVNVGQGDYPALEVRQAYLDHELSVQPAQIEVGDIAGASRSGNLRFTNNSVRPKNVVAELVDLDGNVINDVTLSSDNFDVRPGRTKTIRIAVSSSSDAEKTKYGDIRLRVKDDESGESVQSIPLAMSFGDAPKTDVTVGELAKVEKNGFTSFGLIVTNNGTGFVPVHADLQVADGSGRTMDLADGFGRWLRPGETRELAFVPQSTLTAGQYQIALSLKTTPDEVPVERTLVIDLDPQISESATE encoded by the coding sequence ATGCTCGCCCCACGATGCACGGGTCTTCGATTTCGTTTCGGCCTATCGATGGCCCTCGGATTGATTGCCACCCAAAACGTTTCGCTCGCTGAATCTAAGACAGATGTCGAAGACCTTGGCGGCGGCGAAAGACGTGTCACGCTGACCCAGTCGGTGGAACCATCGTTCCACATCGAACCGATCGTACACCGTTTCGAAGCGCGTCGTGGTACCACGATTCCGTTTCGCTTTGAAATCAAGTCGACGGGCAAGGCGATGAATGTAACGGTCATGCCGGTCCAATTGCGGCAAGAAGTGACGGGGATCATTCTGCATGATGATCTGGCGGCCGCGCCCGACGAACTTCGATTCACGACGCCAACGGAATTCGAGCTGGCGCCGGGTGAATCGACATATTTGGAAGGCGAGGTCACGGTCCCGTTGGCGTTGTCGAACTACCTTTCCTTTGGCGTCCTGGTGCGTGACAACGGGTACGTCGCCGAGAAAAAGGCCGACCCGAATGATCCGACTCGAATCTCCGCCGGCGTTCGCTTTGTGACACAGTACGTACTGCGCATTGATATCGAAACGGGCGTCAAGGACGTCAGCCAGATGAATCGTTTGCAGTTCGAACATGGCAGCGTCCGAAACAACCTGGGGATGCCGGTTGCTCAAACGTTCCTGGTCAATCCGACGGATTTCGCATTCGAGTGCAACGTCCGCGGCACGATCGAGTCGGCGACGACGTCGCGTCCAAAACCCTTTCAAATGATGCTGCCATCGCGAGTCAACTTGCAGGGCGAAGAACGGTATCTGGTTCGCGTCATGCCCCAAAGCCGCGTGCAAGTTTCGGCGCCGGTGGATGAACTGTTGTTTCCGGGCGATCAAACGCTACGACTGGAAGTCACCAACGGCAGACGTGGCTTGGTCAATCAAGAGTTCAACGTCAATGTCGGTCAAGGCGACTATCCAGCGCTGGAAGTCCGACAAGCCTACTTAGATCATGAGTTGTCGGTTCAACCCGCACAAATCGAAGTCGGCGACATTGCTGGCGCAAGCCGTTCGGGCAATCTGCGTTTCACCAATAACTCGGTACGACCGAAGAACGTCGTCGCAGAGCTGGTTGATCTGGATGGCAACGTGATCAACGACGTTACCCTATCGTCGGACAACTTTGATGTACGCCCGGGACGCACCAAGACGATTCGGATCGCCGTGTCGTCGTCCAGCGACGCGGAAAAGACGAAGTACGGTGACATTCGGCTGCGAGTGAAAGACGACGAAAGCGGGGAATCGGTCCAGTCGATTCCGTTGGCGATGTCGTTCGGCGACGCTCCGAAGACCGACGTCACCGTCGGCGAGTTGGCGAAGGTGGAAAAGAACGGCTTCACGTCGTTCGGTTTGATCGTGACCAACAACGGAACCGGTTTCGTGCCGGTGCACGCCGATTTGCAGGTCGCCGACGGTTCGGGACGGACGATGGACCTGGCCGACGGCTTCGGTCGCTGGTTACGTCCGGGCGAAACGCGTGAATTGGCCTTCGTGCCGCAAAGCACCTTGACGGCCGGTCAGTACCAAATCGCACTGTCGCTGAAGACAACGCCCGACGAGGTTCCGGTGGAGCGTACGTTGGTGATCGATTTGGATCCGCAAATCAGCGAATCTGCCACAGAATGA
- a CDS encoding type II secretion system protein GspD, whose amino-acid sequence MPRRKRNCSIAHAAIGTVAFCVCVTLGCAARPLPPRPTIGELVQDSLDHSMPDFDVKARDEMGHGSALDHHDLAPGESIIDEQIIDDRLIEERIIDDQVIGSHVIGSRDVEQADLVDAKARRVQAPVRKERMGEDDYTTYFGDDETKPFRVVRQVQGYLDAEEPYVIDDEFIETDVREVLLTISADAGIDLVMDEKVRGVVNTRLDNLPLDRAIEKVLMPLGLYYAQHGKQHFVGPADPESPLFSYISERIEYRPQHLETKSLIDTVPKGLAPFVQEIAGSNLIVVEAPGRLAKQIVERFETVDQPIPQVVLEAIICVVAPDSGFQFGLDWQHAVELNGENALKLGATGLALSSSYSRAGANAIFDDFAKTSTFVKLLNEHGYLTIRASPHVMAQDNKQATIAINRETFFSVQPNSSNNADNSSFFFQQEIQTVESGISLDITPRIRGDIVTIDIQKAEVSEDVRNANTELALNPFPIINRRSVSTTVHVKDGKTIVIGGLVQRETIDRVNRIPGLSKIPLLGYLFETTQQQTRDAEVVIFISPRIVKPAPRGFELAH is encoded by the coding sequence ATGCCCCGCCGAAAACGAAATTGTTCGATCGCCCATGCGGCAATCGGTACGGTCGCGTTTTGCGTGTGCGTGACCTTGGGCTGTGCCGCGAGACCCTTGCCACCGCGGCCAACGATCGGCGAATTGGTACAAGATTCGCTTGATCATTCGATGCCCGACTTCGATGTCAAAGCCCGCGATGAAATGGGCCACGGATCCGCGCTTGACCATCATGACTTGGCGCCGGGTGAATCGATCATCGACGAACAGATCATTGATGATCGCTTAATCGAGGAACGGATCATCGACGATCAAGTCATCGGGTCACATGTGATCGGATCACGTGATGTGGAACAAGCAGATTTGGTCGACGCGAAAGCCCGTCGCGTCCAAGCCCCCGTGCGTAAAGAGCGGATGGGCGAAGACGACTACACAACCTATTTTGGCGATGACGAAACAAAGCCATTTCGCGTTGTTCGACAAGTACAGGGCTACCTCGACGCCGAGGAACCGTACGTCATCGACGACGAGTTTATCGAAACCGATGTTCGCGAGGTACTGTTAACGATCTCTGCAGACGCGGGCATTGACTTGGTGATGGACGAAAAGGTCCGTGGTGTCGTCAATACGCGGTTGGACAACTTGCCCCTTGATCGAGCAATCGAAAAGGTCCTGATGCCTTTGGGGTTGTACTATGCCCAGCATGGCAAACAGCACTTTGTGGGCCCAGCGGACCCGGAATCACCGCTATTTTCGTACATTTCCGAGCGGATCGAGTATCGACCGCAGCACCTGGAAACAAAGTCGTTGATCGATACCGTTCCTAAGGGCTTGGCTCCGTTTGTCCAGGAGATCGCGGGATCGAACTTGATCGTGGTCGAGGCACCGGGAAGGTTGGCGAAGCAAATCGTCGAGCGTTTCGAAACGGTCGACCAACCGATTCCGCAAGTGGTTCTGGAGGCGATCATTTGCGTTGTCGCACCTGATAGTGGATTCCAGTTCGGTCTCGATTGGCAGCACGCTGTTGAACTCAACGGCGAGAACGCATTGAAGCTTGGCGCCACAGGACTGGCACTCAGTTCCAGCTACAGTCGCGCGGGCGCCAATGCCATCTTTGATGACTTCGCAAAGACAAGCACGTTCGTCAAGCTTCTGAATGAACACGGATACTTGACCATTCGCGCGTCACCCCACGTCATGGCGCAGGACAACAAGCAAGCGACGATCGCGATCAACCGCGAAACATTCTTCAGTGTCCAGCCCAACTCGAGCAACAACGCCGACAACAGTTCGTTTTTCTTTCAGCAAGAAATCCAAACCGTTGAATCGGGGATCAGTCTGGACATTACCCCCCGCATCCGCGGCGACATTGTCACCATCGACATCCAAAAAGCAGAAGTCAGTGAAGACGTTCGCAACGCGAATACGGAATTGGCACTGAATCCGTTCCCGATCATCAACCGACGGTCGGTATCAACCACCGTTCACGTTAAAGACGGAAAAACCATTGTGATCGGCGGTTTGGTGCAGCGAGAGACGATTGATAGAGTGAATCGAATACCCGGACTGAGCAAGATTCCCCTACTGGGCTATCTTTTCGAGACGACACAACAACAAACGCGCGACGCGGAAGTTGTGATCTTCATTTCACCTCGAATTGTGAAACCTGCTCCGCGCGGTTTCGAACTCGCGCACTGA
- a CDS encoding response regulator transcription factor has product MPIRVLIVDPHVMTRAGVKLACQSSDDLDCVGEVDTIDEAIDATPQFRPDVAIIDPGACGTNPIEGLIRYRNRFADQSILVFTSNDSPNLAAELVKCGVAGYLIKDASADELTWAIRSIHDGRVFFSHKHHGVGSPKKDHAKIDVVANAAASSDATISAAATWSNDAEQSAADIDLSTREREVLTLIADGMTNKQAASELFLSVKTVETYRSRVMRKHQLKDRHELVRFARHHSPVRQG; this is encoded by the coding sequence ATGCCCATTCGCGTTCTTATTGTTGATCCGCATGTGATGACACGTGCCGGGGTCAAATTAGCCTGTCAGTCGTCCGACGATCTTGATTGCGTCGGCGAAGTCGACACGATCGATGAAGCGATTGATGCGACGCCGCAATTTCGTCCCGACGTTGCGATCATTGACCCAGGCGCCTGCGGTACCAACCCTATTGAAGGGTTGATTCGATACCGAAACCGTTTCGCCGATCAATCGATCTTGGTGTTCACCAGCAACGACAGTCCCAATCTGGCCGCGGAATTGGTCAAGTGCGGCGTTGCCGGCTACTTGATCAAAGACGCCTCGGCCGACGAACTGACTTGGGCGATTCGAAGCATCCACGACGGGCGAGTCTTTTTCAGCCACAAACACCACGGCGTCGGATCCCCGAAAAAGGATCATGCCAAAATCGATGTCGTCGCGAATGCGGCTGCATCAAGCGATGCAACGATTTCGGCCGCGGCGACTTGGTCCAACGACGCCGAGCAATCGGCGGCGGACATCGACCTGTCAACTCGTGAACGCGAAGTGTTGACCTTGATTGCCGACGGCATGACCAACAAGCAAGCCGCCAGCGAATTGTTCCTGAGCGTGAAGACCGTGGAAACGTATCGATCGCGAGTGATGCGGAAACATCAATTGAAGGATCGTCACGAATTGGTGCGATTCGCACGTCATCACTCGCCGGTAAGGCAGGGATGA